A single window of Dermacentor albipictus isolate Rhodes 1998 colony chromosome 1, USDA_Dalb.pri_finalv2, whole genome shotgun sequence DNA harbors:
- the LOC135917106 gene encoding uncharacterized protein, translating into MGRKLFVLAVLVAVATLTHAEDKPVTEEKPATKQEPTTGEKKEEVDSRIGFGTGFGHVAGANGYGFNRGLSGFNQGSGGFGSANRYNNVQGFRNRDGFRTNHGFDQTTYNRYGSGYGGFNTGFNRGAGGFYNQHGLQGGYLG; encoded by the exons ATGGGTCGCAAGTTG TTTGTGCTAGCCGTCCTTGTGGCCGTAGCCACTTTGACACATGCCGAAGACAAGCCTGTTACTGAAGAGAAACCGGCAACCAAGCAGGAACCTACTACTGGAGAGAAGAAGGAGGAGGTGGACAGCCGCATTGGTTTCGGCACTGGCTTTGGTCACGTAGCCGGTGCCAACGGCTACGGATTCAACCGCGGCCTGTCTGGCTTCAACCAGGGTAGTGGAGGCTTCGGTAGCGCGAATCGCTATAACAACGTCCAAGGCTTCAGGAACCGCGACGGCTTCCGCACCAACCACGGGTTCGACCAGACCACCTACAACCGATACGGCTCCGGCTATGGAGGCTTCAACACTGGCTTTAACCGTGGTGCTGGCGGCTTCTACAATCAACACGGATTGCAGGGAGGTTACCTCGGCTGA